The following proteins are co-located in the Streptococcus anginosus genome:
- a CDS encoding class I SAM-dependent methyltransferase, whose amino-acid sequence MAKMYFAENPDAEHDIHELKVQLLGQKMTFLTDAGVFSKKMIDYGSQVLLKCLDFHKQESVLDVGCGYGTLGLTLVKAKEVEATLVDINQRALDLARQNAERNQALATIFQSNIYQNVEGRFHHIISNPPIRAGKQVVHEVITGSYTHLLDGGDLTIVIQKKQGAPSAKAKMEEVFGNCEILKKDKGYYILRSRKEI is encoded by the coding sequence ATGGCTAAAATGTATTTCGCAGAAAATCCAGATGCAGAGCATGATATTCACGAATTGAAGGTTCAGCTTCTGGGTCAAAAGATGACTTTCTTGACTGATGCAGGAGTCTTTAGTAAGAAAATGATTGATTATGGCAGTCAAGTTCTTTTAAAGTGTCTTGATTTTCATAAGCAAGAAAGCGTATTAGATGTTGGTTGTGGCTATGGAACATTGGGACTGACTTTAGTCAAAGCTAAAGAAGTCGAAGCGACGCTTGTTGATATAAATCAGCGCGCTCTTGATTTGGCGCGTCAAAATGCTGAGCGCAATCAAGCCCTAGCTACGATTTTTCAATCTAATATTTATCAAAATGTAGAAGGGAGATTTCATCATATTATCAGTAATCCACCGATTCGAGCAGGGAAACAGGTCGTTCATGAGGTGATTACAGGAAGTTATACGCACTTACTAGACGGTGGGGATTTAACCATTGTTATTCAAAAAAAACAAGGTGCCCCAAGTGCCAAAGCCAAGATGGAAGAAGTTTTTGGAAACTGCGAAATTCTAAAAAAAGATAAGGGATATTATATCCTTAGAAGTAGGAAGGAAATATGA